The following proteins are co-located in the Schistocerca nitens isolate TAMUIC-IGC-003100 chromosome 2, iqSchNite1.1, whole genome shotgun sequence genome:
- the LOC126236544 gene encoding uncharacterized protein LOC126236544 isoform X5, whose amino-acid sequence MKAALLLVAALVAVAEVHGQPEESTTANIGNETLSTGNITAESRFLGRSSYTEDDDDTICVAADNKFYLYANSLKLYSCYNQLPKVYVVKPKSQCKPYLSDCPRN is encoded by the exons CACTGGTAGCAGTGGCGGAGGTCCACGGACAACCAGAAGAGTCGACCACCGCCAACATCGGGAATGAGACTCTAAGCACCGGCAATATCACGGCTGAGAGTAGATTTCTGGGGAGGTCGTCCTACACGGAAGATGACGATGATACCATTTGTGTCGCAGCAGACAACAAGTTCTACTTGTATGCTAATTCGTTGAAGCTGTATTCTTGCTACAACCAACTACCGAAAG TTTACGTGGTGAAACCAAAGAGTCAATGCAAACCATACCTGTCAGATTGTCCCAGGAACTAG
- the LOC126236544 gene encoding uncharacterized protein LOC126236544 isoform X6: protein MKASLLLVAALVAVAEVHGQPEESTTANIGNETLSTGNITAESRFLGRSSYTEDDDDTICVAADNKFYLYANSLKLYSCYNQLPKVYVVKPKSQCKPYLSDCPRN from the exons CACTGGTAGCAGTGGCGGAGGTCCACGGACAACCAGAAGAGTCGACCACCGCCAACATCGGGAATGAGACTCTAAGCACCGGCAATATCACGGCTGAGAGTAGATTTCTGGGGAGGTCGTCCTACACGGAAGATGACGATGATACCATTTGTGTCGCAGCAGACAACAAGTTCTACTTGTATGCTAATTCGTTGAAGCTGTATTCTTGCTACAACCAACTACCGAAAG TTTACGTGGTGAAACCAAAGAGTCAATGCAAACCATACCTGTCAGATTGTCCCAGGAACTAG